ACAATGACATAGAGATGTATTGATTTGGGAATGTCTGACTTTATTGACTCAACTCCAGCGAGCTTAATTGTACCTGATGAGTTCTTGCCTGCGCTCGATCCAGAGTCACCCTTAAAGTTAGGCGTATTAGCCTCTGGAAGTGGGACTAACTTTGAAGCGTTAATTCAAGCGATCGCCGCTCAACAACTGAGCGCTAAGATTCAGGTACTCATTTACAATAACCCCGGTGCCAAGGTTGCGGCTAGAGCGCAACGCTGGTCTGTTCCCACCGTCTTCCTTAATCATCGAGATTACACCAACCGCGAAGAATTTGATGCCAAAATTGTTGATAATCTACGCCAATTCGATGTTGATTGGGTAATTATGGCGGGTTGGATGCGAAAAGCCACCCCCATTTTAATCGATGCTTTCCCTAACAAAGTCATCAATATTCATCCTAGCTTGCTGCCCAGTTTCCGGGGAATAAATGCTATTGAACAAGCATTAGCAGCCGGGGTCAAAATTACAGGTTGCACCGTTCATCTGGTACGTTTAGAAGTAGATGCCGGGCCAATCTTAATGCAAGCAGCGGTGCCTATTTTACCGGATGATACGGCCGAAACGCTCCATGCTAGAGTGCAAATTCAAGAACACCGAATTTTGCCCAGAGCGATCGCCCTAGCGGCTACCCAACAAGCCGGATTGTATCCCAAAAACTACTAAATCTAAGCTCTTTCCTAAATTCTACCCTCAGACAACAGCCGGATTCAAACCTGGGGGGGATGTGTAGCCCTCACTTCTCAAGAGATTCTAAGGTATCAGGAGCAAACTGTTTGACGCTCCGAAGGCTAGAAGTGCAGGGATTGATTGCTCTAGTTCAGCAAACCTCATCATCTCACTTTTGGCTGGCCTCTAGCGACCGACCAGAGATTCTAGTCGAGCGTATACAGTTCCGGTGGCCTCACGGTACCTCAGTTTCTCGTGTTAGATAGGAAACTTGATGTTTCCAAGCCCACCCCCTCAGACATCAATTCTGGGGAGATCTGTGCTGGCTATTGGGTCGCTTCTGGTAACTGTCATGTCTAATACGGGGCAAACGCAATCACATACGAGGGAAAGACGATGTTTCAGAGTGCAGCCATAGCACTGAGACTGATCGGTGGATC
This region of Desertifilum tharense IPPAS B-1220 genomic DNA includes:
- the purN gene encoding phosphoribosylglycinamide formyltransferase, coding for MSDFIDSTPASLIVPDEFLPALDPESPLKLGVLASGSGTNFEALIQAIAAQQLSAKIQVLIYNNPGAKVAARAQRWSVPTVFLNHRDYTNREEFDAKIVDNLRQFDVDWVIMAGWMRKATPILIDAFPNKVINIHPSLLPSFRGINAIEQALAAGVKITGCTVHLVRLEVDAGPILMQAAVPILPDDTAETLHARVQIQEHRILPRAIALAATQQAGLYPKNY